One window of Myxococcales bacterium genomic DNA carries:
- a CDS encoding CehA/McbA family metallohydrolase, with protein MAAIRSLLSLLLALSFVSAFLFACAGDDDDDDNGGTDDDSGQPDDDDDDNDDDNDNDDDNDDDFNLSDPLGEGEVRAGQITAANELIGGPRAKGEIGDYKIYNSQVEFIVRSPEKPAVGFTTYSGNIIDADLARAPGVSGEDNLQSLEHVVCIVRGFWPHTIEVVKDGNDGIGVIRVTGQDGGIPFTDSLISANTPIYKQDYQVHIVNDYILEADKQYITVRTTVFNDADYDRMIAIADMPFWGFDTDTFLPRTGFDVGDLDLEAMVRWVGGLNRYDGPISYALATTGENTRLYIPYIYGNVIPAVETLLPIQAHGQNSHQRLLIVGDGDARLISAAIHEYDGNTDFGTMSGHLTLADGNDYTRTRLFVLDDRDAGENYVAMLVPDADGNYSIELDPGQYTLAAQGDGRVDAAPVPFTIDPGEPVSVDTELAAPGYLQILIQDENGDSVPCKITVQSSFDADPNGAVFQRFFSVSGSESFRLPPGEYTITASRGYEYELHAENVTIEAGEENAYLFAGEIAHAVDSDGWIVTDFHIHSAYSTDSFTDPVERMRQIAAEGVEMPVITEHDVIVPQDDFVVEAGVASWVKPITGMEVSPGIGHFNAWPVVVNPERSEFYGLPYMLYDDEREIIRHYEFPEMWEFARDDYGAQFIQLNHPRDWYAYAGYDPAVGVDGADPQRFGTDFEAIEVWNGPTNGTIEFWFSFLDQGLNYTMHGNSDSHNYDGVIGNPRNLIAMPAGGDEPATAEIDDFLAADRAHRAQISSGPLIDFSIGDQSIGGLVTGEAASTVTLSVRVQAPLWIPVDYLEVYSNHGELVYEEALTPTGEVVRYDGDIDLEADGDVYYVVKAGHTSARLGPFNPGAPVFAITNPIWVDVDGNGEFDPPGLP; from the coding sequence ATGGCTGCCATCCGATCCTTGCTGTCTCTTTTGCTGGCTTTGTCATTCGTCAGCGCCTTTCTTTTCGCCTGCGCCGGCGACGATGACGATGATGACAACGGCGGGACGGACGACGATTCCGGACAACCCGACGACGATGACGACGATAACGACGACGACAACGACAATGACGACGACAACGACGACGATTTCAACCTGTCCGATCCGCTGGGCGAGGGCGAGGTCCGGGCGGGCCAAATCACCGCCGCGAACGAATTGATCGGCGGCCCGCGCGCCAAGGGCGAAATCGGCGATTATAAAATTTACAATTCGCAGGTGGAATTCATTGTCCGTTCGCCGGAGAAGCCGGCCGTCGGATTCACCACGTATTCCGGCAACATCATCGACGCCGACCTGGCGCGGGCGCCGGGAGTATCCGGCGAGGACAATCTGCAAAGCCTCGAGCACGTGGTCTGCATCGTGCGCGGCTTCTGGCCTCACACCATCGAAGTGGTGAAGGACGGCAATGACGGCATCGGCGTCATCCGGGTTACCGGTCAGGACGGCGGCATCCCGTTTACCGATTCGTTGATCAGCGCGAACACTCCGATCTACAAGCAGGATTATCAGGTCCACATCGTCAACGATTACATTTTGGAGGCGGACAAGCAGTACATCACGGTTCGCACCACGGTGTTCAACGACGCCGACTACGACCGGATGATCGCGATCGCCGACATGCCGTTCTGGGGTTTCGATACCGACACCTTCCTGCCGCGGACCGGCTTTGACGTCGGCGATCTGGACCTGGAGGCGATGGTGCGCTGGGTCGGCGGTTTGAACCGATACGATGGGCCGATTTCGTACGCCCTGGCGACGACGGGAGAAAACACCCGGCTCTATATCCCTTACATTTACGGCAACGTGATTCCGGCGGTGGAAACCTTGCTGCCGATCCAGGCCCACGGCCAGAATTCCCATCAGCGCCTGTTGATCGTCGGCGACGGCGATGCGCGGCTCATTTCGGCGGCGATCCACGAGTACGACGGCAATACCGATTTCGGCACGATGAGCGGTCACCTGACCTTGGCGGACGGGAACGATTATACGCGAACCCGGCTCTTCGTGCTGGACGACCGCGACGCGGGCGAAAACTACGTTGCCATGCTGGTGCCCGATGCCGACGGAAATTACTCCATCGAACTGGACCCCGGCCAGTACACACTGGCGGCGCAGGGCGACGGGCGAGTCGACGCCGCGCCGGTGCCGTTCACGATCGACCCGGGCGAACCGGTATCCGTCGACACCGAGCTGGCGGCTCCCGGCTATCTGCAGATCCTGATTCAGGATGAAAACGGCGATTCCGTCCCGTGTAAAATCACCGTGCAAAGCAGCTTCGACGCCGACCCGAACGGTGCGGTCTTCCAGCGGTTCTTCTCGGTGTCCGGCAGCGAATCCTTCCGCTTGCCGCCCGGTGAATACACCATCACGGCCTCGCGCGGCTACGAGTATGAACTTCACGCCGAGAACGTAACGATCGAGGCCGGAGAGGAAAACGCCTACCTTTTCGCCGGTGAAATCGCGCATGCGGTGGACAGCGACGGCTGGATCGTCACCGATTTTCACATTCATTCGGCCTACTCGACCGATTCGTTCACCGACCCGGTCGAACGGATGCGGCAGATCGCGGCGGAGGGGGTGGAAATGCCGGTGATCACCGAACACGACGTGATCGTTCCCCAGGACGATTTTGTCGTCGAAGCCGGGGTCGCGTCGTGGGTCAAGCCGATCACCGGCATGGAAGTCAGCCCGGGCATCGGCCATTTCAACGCCTGGCCGGTCGTCGTCAATCCGGAGCGGTCCGAGTTCTACGGCCTGCCGTACATGTTGTACGACGACGAACGCGAGATCATTCGCCATTACGAATTTCCGGAAATGTGGGAATTCGCGCGCGACGATTACGGCGCGCAGTTCATCCAGCTCAATCACCCGCGCGACTGGTACGCTTACGCGGGCTACGACCCGGCGGTCGGTGTCGACGGCGCGGACCCGCAGCGCTTCGGCACTGACTTCGAGGCGATCGAAGTCTGGAACGGGCCGACCAACGGCACGATCGAGTTCTGGTTCAGTTTCTTGGACCAGGGTTTGAACTACACGATGCACGGCAATTCCGACAGCCACAATTACGACGGCGTCATCGGCAATCCCCGCAATCTGATCGCCATGCCGGCGGGCGGCGACGAGCCGGCCACGGCGGAGATCGACGATTTCCTGGCCGCCGATCGGGCGCACCGCGCGCAGATATCCAGCGGTCCGCTCATCGATTTCTCGATCGGCGATCAGTCGATCGGCGGTCTGGTCACGGGTGAGGCGGCTTCCACCGTGACGTTGAGTGTCCGCGTGCAGGCGCCGTTATGGATTCCGGTCGATTATCTCGAAGTGTATTCCAACCACGGCGAACTGGTGTATGAGGAAGCGTTGACCCCGACCGGCGAGGTGGTCCGTTATGACGGCGACATCGATCTGGAAGCCGACGGCGACGTTTATTACGTCGTCAAAGCCGGCCACACCAGCGCGCGGCTCGGGCCTTTCAATCCGGGCGCGCCCGTGTTCGCGATTACCAACCCGATCTGGGTGGATGTCGACGGCAACGGCGAGTTCGATCCGCCGGGTTTGCCTTGA
- a CDS encoding DUF2723 domain-containing protein: MENQSAQPRSLLLRPDTLLFLATAVLYGFTLAPTTFWSDPAQLQTRSLMEWEMSPDARHYPLFTVLARILVHPFAPLSDLALWMNALNAFFGCVTVVLIYRVALTLKASRGAAAVGALSYMVAHTVWQQTVFTEVYSLSTALILAMLLCVLLWKPEKPGYFYGALFLFGFGFFQHRFHVLTIPPFLFYLLLRRAEITKRNIQWGLFWFVIGLLPILILSVSYLADGHPLGELIHVYLFSGGKDWEAPITGVDWSRFGEDAFYLLAFFGYNFIGLAILLGVVGAVRSFRQARREAWLIAGFMAMGFAFSFDYNIGEKWIFFIPMYLAFAVWVGIGADWLLERLAARRAAVLAALIALVIAVPCFTYWVTPKVLNGLKMNPFRVADAAEYNEIFFNPSLHGYQHSITYAERVFSLVPPGSIVMGDYASYQVLLYFQMTRGMGKGIRLEFLGFTEEPYLDDQLKGLGHATPIYIALWPYHKLYAGENVLRLASRVDQVEPVFLVDKPY; encoded by the coding sequence GTGGAAAACCAGTCCGCACAGCCGCGTTCCCTTCTACTGCGGCCGGATACGCTGCTCTTTCTGGCCACCGCCGTTTTGTACGGGTTCACCCTGGCGCCGACCACTTTCTGGAGCGACCCGGCGCAATTGCAGACCCGCTCCTTGATGGAATGGGAAATGTCGCCGGACGCCCGACACTATCCCCTGTTCACCGTGCTCGCCCGAATTCTCGTGCATCCGTTTGCGCCGCTGTCGGACCTGGCGCTTTGGATGAACGCACTCAACGCCTTTTTCGGCTGCGTCACGGTCGTGTTGATCTATCGCGTGGCGCTGACGCTGAAGGCCTCGCGAGGCGCGGCCGCCGTGGGCGCGTTATCCTACATGGTGGCGCATACCGTCTGGCAACAAACCGTGTTCACCGAAGTATATTCCTTGAGCACGGCGTTGATTCTGGCGATGTTGCTGTGCGTGCTGCTGTGGAAGCCCGAGAAACCGGGCTATTTTTACGGTGCGCTGTTCCTCTTCGGCTTCGGCTTCTTCCAACATCGGTTTCATGTCCTGACGATTCCGCCGTTTCTGTTCTACCTGTTGCTGCGGCGGGCGGAAATCACTAAACGCAATATCCAGTGGGGTTTGTTCTGGTTCGTCATCGGCCTGCTGCCGATTCTGATTTTGTCGGTTTCCTATCTGGCGGACGGCCACCCGCTGGGCGAACTGATCCACGTCTACCTCTTTTCCGGCGGCAAGGATTGGGAAGCGCCGATCACCGGCGTGGATTGGAGCCGCTTCGGCGAGGATGCTTTCTACCTGTTGGCCTTCTTCGGTTACAACTTCATCGGCCTGGCGATCCTGCTGGGCGTCGTCGGCGCGGTCCGCTCGTTCCGCCAGGCGCGCCGGGAAGCCTGGCTGATCGCGGGATTCATGGCGATGGGCTTCGCCTTCAGCTTCGACTACAACATCGGCGAGAAGTGGATCTTCTTCATCCCGATGTATCTGGCTTTCGCCGTCTGGGTCGGCATCGGCGCCGATTGGCTGCTGGAGCGCCTGGCCGCGCGGCGCGCCGCCGTGCTGGCGGCGCTGATCGCCCTGGTGATCGCGGTCCCCTGCTTCACTTATTGGGTGACGCCGAAGGTGCTCAACGGGCTGAAGATGAATCCGTTCCGGGTCGCCGATGCGGCGGAGTACAACGAGATTTTCTTCAATCCGAGCCTGCACGGTTATCAGCACTCGATCACCTACGCCGAGCGGGTTTTTTCCCTGGTGCCGCCGGGATCGATCGTGATGGGCGATTACGCGTCCTATCAGGTGCTGTTGTATTTCCAGATGACCCGGGGCATGGGGAAAGGCATCCGTCTCGAATTCCTGGGCTTCACGGAAGAACCCTACCTGGACGATCAATTGAAGGGACTCGGCCACGCGACGCCGATCTACATCGCGCTCTGGCCTTATCACAAGTTGTACGCGGGCGAAAACGTGCTGCGTCTTGCCAGCCGGGTCGATCAGGTGGAGCCGGTGTTTTTGGTGGATAAGCCGTATTGA
- a CDS encoding MarR family transcriptional regulator, giving the protein MTRLLNAQYVGEGLSLMQKHWLTFPQIVTLFMLRNDGPRSISEVAGRINLSRAATSHLVDRLVKKRFVVREKSTHDRRHKLVTLTERGMSLVEALDQSRLRRLSSLVSVLSPELQHQFVDLLDRLIVHLNGDRPEGRPLAE; this is encoded by the coding sequence GTGACCCGTCTGTTGAATGCGCAGTACGTCGGCGAGGGCCTCTCGCTGATGCAAAAGCACTGGCTCACTTTTCCGCAGATCGTCACCCTGTTCATGCTGCGCAACGACGGGCCGCGGTCGATCAGCGAGGTCGCCGGCCGGATCAATCTATCCCGGGCCGCCACCAGTCACCTGGTGGACCGGCTGGTGAAGAAACGGTTCGTCGTCCGGGAAAAATCGACTCACGACCGCCGCCACAAGCTCGTCACGCTCACCGAACGCGGCATGTCGCTTGTGGAAGCGCTCGACCAATCGCGGCTGCGGCGGCTTTCCTCGCTGGTGTCGGTGTTGTCGCCGGAATTGCAGCATCAATTCGTCGATCTGTTGGATCGGCTGATCGTTCATTTGAATGGCGACCGTCCGGAGGGTCGCCCATTGGCGGAGTAA
- a CDS encoding long-chain fatty acid--CoA ligase — MKSSPWPKYSRSIPELFFERSGKWADHVVFRHKKEGRWLDLTWREVEEKVLAVASGMLAMGIAARTRVAILSQNRPEWAIVDLGTLAVDIINVPIYPTNTAEQVAFILQDSGAECVVVENQKQLEKVLSVRDRLPALRKLIVIEPHAADGDLVTDLDAVWQLGREKMDRAAIDRRLKAIDPEEVATLIYTSGTTGNPKGVMLCHRNLTSNVYAVQEFLTMNPGDTDLQFLPMCHAFGRMEVYVFMMHRGTINFAESVEKIPDNLREIRPLIFVTVPRLLEKIHEKIIKGLETAPKAKAKLFHWAMAVGKQITKNKVEKKASPLSLRLQFKIAEALVFSKVKEALGGRIRVLGYAAAPLALEIQYFFAAMGIFCLEAYGLTETSPGLTGNSMNDFRLGSVGKPVADTEVRIAADGEILVHGPQVMLGYWNNPAATAEALENGWFHTGDIGKIDEDGYLYITDRKKDLIITAGGKNIAPQNIENLLKLDLAIEQVAVIGDRRNYLVALIVPNREWLTEFGRAKNLPGAPIAYLHHPEVRAEFQRRIDAANAKLAKYETIKKFELLFEPFTVENNLLTPTMKVKRKNVMSAYDQLIDSLYSSGDR, encoded by the coding sequence ATGAAAAGTAGCCCGTGGCCGAAGTATTCCCGATCCATCCCCGAATTGTTTTTCGAGCGTTCCGGCAAGTGGGCCGACCACGTCGTTTTTCGCCATAAAAAAGAAGGCCGCTGGCTGGATCTGACCTGGCGCGAGGTCGAGGAAAAGGTGCTGGCCGTCGCCTCGGGGATGTTGGCCATGGGCATCGCGGCGCGCACCCGGGTCGCCATTTTGTCGCAAAACCGGCCGGAATGGGCGATCGTCGATCTGGGCACGCTGGCCGTCGACATCATCAACGTGCCGATTTACCCGACCAATACCGCCGAGCAGGTGGCGTTTATTTTGCAGGATTCCGGCGCCGAATGCGTGGTCGTCGAAAACCAAAAACAACTCGAAAAGGTGCTGTCGGTGCGCGATCGGTTGCCGGCCTTGCGCAAGCTGATCGTGATCGAGCCTCACGCGGCGGACGGTGATCTGGTGACCGACCTGGACGCGGTCTGGCAACTCGGCCGCGAAAAAATGGACCGCGCCGCGATCGACCGGCGGCTGAAAGCCATCGATCCGGAAGAGGTTGCCACGCTGATCTACACCTCCGGGACCACCGGCAATCCCAAGGGCGTCATGTTGTGCCACCGCAACCTGACGTCCAATGTTTACGCCGTGCAGGAATTCCTGACCATGAATCCCGGCGACACGGATTTGCAGTTTTTGCCGATGTGCCACGCCTTCGGCCGCATGGAGGTCTACGTCTTCATGATGCATCGCGGCACCATCAACTTCGCCGAATCGGTGGAAAAAATCCCCGACAATCTGCGCGAAATCCGGCCGTTGATTTTCGTGACGGTGCCGCGATTGTTGGAGAAGATCCACGAAAAAATCATCAAAGGGCTGGAAACGGCGCCGAAAGCCAAGGCGAAGCTGTTCCATTGGGCGATGGCGGTCGGCAAACAAATCACGAAGAACAAGGTAGAGAAGAAAGCGAGTCCGCTTTCGCTGCGCCTGCAATTCAAAATCGCCGAAGCGCTGGTTTTTTCCAAGGTAAAGGAAGCGCTCGGCGGCCGCATCCGCGTGCTGGGCTATGCCGCGGCGCCCCTGGCCTTGGAAATCCAATACTTCTTCGCGGCGATGGGCATTTTCTGCCTCGAGGCTTACGGCCTGACGGAAACCTCGCCCGGCCTGACCGGCAACAGCATGAACGATTTCCGGCTGGGTTCGGTCGGCAAACCGGTCGCCGACACGGAAGTACGCATCGCCGCGGACGGCGAAATTCTGGTGCACGGCCCGCAGGTCATGCTCGGCTATTGGAACAATCCGGCCGCCACGGCGGAAGCGCTGGAAAACGGTTGGTTCCATACGGGCGACATCGGCAAGATCGACGAGGACGGCTACCTCTACATCACCGACCGCAAGAAAGACCTGATCATCACCGCCGGCGGCAAGAACATCGCGCCGCAGAACATCGAAAACCTGCTGAAGCTCGACCTGGCCATCGAGCAGGTCGCGGTCATCGGCGACCGGCGCAACTACCTGGTGGCGTTGATCGTTCCCAACCGCGAATGGCTGACCGAGTTCGGCCGGGCGAAGAACTTGCCGGGGGCGCCGATCGCCTACTTGCACCACCCGGAAGTCCGCGCGGAGTTCCAACGCCGGATCGACGCGGCGAACGCCAAACTGGCGAAGTACGAAACCATCAAGAAATTCGAGTTGCTGTTCGAACCCTTTACCGTCGAAAACAACCTGCTGACGCCGACCATGAAGGTGAAGCGTAAAAACGTGATGAGCGCTTACGATCAATTGATCGACAGCCTGTATTCGTCCGGCGACCGCTAG
- a CDS encoding efflux RND transporter periplasmic adaptor subunit, giving the protein MKVRSIIVLLGLGLVFLAGCSSSSSGNVVSAADAPLAVTAATVASQNIERRVEITGTLAAWDEAVVSSEVDGRALTIKADLGDHVKKGASLAVLADEEYALKVAQTKADLVSAEANYRRIADLAAHEMASQQQVDDQKRMLDVARAAANLAQKKLNDTMLRAPFDGIVAKRMINAGEYVRVGNQAFQVVRITPLKFKGDVPERYAGDLHVGDDVQAYLESSSDAPLTGKIVRIAPAVAADTRSFSVEAEIDNPDEAVKPGTFARVSILTQKIDQALTIPESAVFSFAGNPHVFVVEQNKARDRAIETAGKYKDRVLVAKGLVAGDRVVSSGVELLTDGRAIAIREDNAQ; this is encoded by the coding sequence GTGAAAGTTCGTTCCATCATCGTCTTGTTGGGCTTGGGTCTGGTTTTTCTGGCCGGCTGTTCGTCCAGTTCCTCCGGGAACGTGGTTTCCGCCGCCGACGCGCCGCTGGCGGTGACCGCCGCCACGGTGGCGAGCCAGAACATCGAACGGCGGGTGGAGATCACCGGCACCCTGGCCGCCTGGGATGAGGCGGTCGTGTCCAGCGAGGTGGACGGCCGGGCGCTGACGATCAAGGCGGACCTGGGCGACCACGTCAAGAAAGGCGCTTCCCTGGCGGTGCTGGCCGATGAGGAATACGCCCTGAAAGTGGCGCAGACCAAGGCGGACCTGGTGTCGGCCGAAGCCAATTACCGGCGCATCGCCGACCTGGCGGCGCACGAGATGGCCTCGCAGCAACAGGTGGACGATCAGAAACGGATGCTGGACGTCGCCCGCGCGGCCGCCAACCTAGCGCAGAAAAAATTGAACGACACGATGTTGCGCGCGCCGTTCGACGGCATCGTCGCGAAACGGATGATCAACGCCGGGGAGTACGTCCGCGTCGGCAACCAGGCTTTTCAAGTCGTGCGGATCACTCCGTTGAAGTTCAAGGGCGACGTGCCGGAACGCTATGCCGGCGATTTGCACGTCGGCGACGATGTGCAAGCCTATCTCGAATCCTCGTCCGACGCGCCGCTGACGGGTAAAATCGTGCGCATCGCCCCGGCCGTAGCCGCCGACACGCGCTCGTTTTCCGTCGAGGCGGAAATCGACAACCCGGACGAAGCCGTCAAACCCGGCACCTTCGCCCGCGTCTCCATCCTGACGCAAAAGATCGACCAGGCGCTGACGATTCCCGAAAGCGCGGTGTTTTCGTTCGCCGGCAACCCCCATGTTTTCGTCGTGGAGCAGAACAAGGCGCGCGACCGGGCGATCGAAACCGCGGGCAAATACAAAGACCGCGTGCTGGTGGCGAAAGGCCTCGTCGCCGGCGACCGGGTGGTTTCGTCGGGCGTTGAATTGCTCACCGACGGCCGCGCCATCGCGATTCGCGAGGATAACGCCCAATGA
- a CDS encoding efflux RND transporter permease subunit, whose translation MNALTIFIRRPVLASMITILLLVLGVFSYRMLGVDLMPKVDIPVVIIRTMLRGASPEEVESQVTKPIEEAVNTVTGIDELSSYSVEGLSTVVVKFVLERPLADAVQDVRDKVAAAQYLLPPEVEPPVVSKFDIDSQPVMSLAISGPRDMKELSEITRLRVKEAIENVDGVGSVTPVGSWNRAINVFLDLDRLQAYGIPIAQVKGALAAQNVEIPSGRIDRDSSEQVLRTLARVERVEDFLKIVVATRNGRQITIGDIGRAEDSIEEPRTLARIWHKGDQNKGQPAVTLNVVRQSGTNTVEVIKKVKQRLEQVKATLPPDIQINIVSDQSVFILRSIHELNLHLVLGAILASLAVLFFMRNLRSTIIAAVAIPASLVSTFTFMRALGFTLNNMSLLGLTLAVGIVIDDSIVVLENIFRHLDELGKNPIRAAMDGLLEIGLAVMATTTSLIVIFLPVAFMQGMAGRFFYEFGLTVAFAIGVSLIISFTLTPMLSSRFLKIKPEKAHQDTLGWAGRAYNAMLVWVLNHRWITIAIAVLIVLSTGLLAKILGKDFMPQDDRSEFQVNLIVPAGSSLSTVDQIFGRIEERIQRVDGVLLTMTQIGSTTGAEDVTKGSIYVSIVDIADRKYTQFDKMKEVRAILAQYPEIRSSVSYIGGFGGGRNFTFSYNLMGPDLAALMKYSDQIAARLRGIKGFVDVDTSLASRQPEVRLELNRQKAADLGLTAADIANTMRTMVGGDKVTKFREGVEQYDVWLRLDKKDRNDAEIIARLPLASSKAGIVPLSQVANLSEGLGPTEIDRYNRQRVVQIYSNLDHLDLGSASNELQKVIAELKLPVAYTGAFTGQSKMMGETITNMMLAFVLAFIFMYIVLAAQFESFLHPVTILLALPLTVPFALLSLFFLRESINMYSLLGVFMLFGIVKKNGILQIDYTNTLLARGKALREAIMEANHARLRPILMTTITLIAGMTPIALGQGPGAAARASMAKVIIGGQAMSLVITLAIVPVAFSLFEGVKARAGIKTKEKAAHETAPNG comes from the coding sequence ATGAACGCATTGACCATTTTCATTCGGCGGCCCGTGCTCGCCTCGATGATCACTATCCTCTTGCTGGTGCTGGGCGTATTTTCTTATCGGATGCTCGGCGTCGACCTGATGCCCAAGGTCGACATTCCCGTCGTCATCATCCGGACCATGCTGCGCGGCGCCTCGCCCGAGGAAGTCGAATCGCAGGTGACCAAGCCGATCGAGGAAGCCGTCAACACGGTGACGGGCATCGACGAGCTGTCGTCGTACAGCGTCGAGGGCCTCTCGACCGTCGTGGTGAAATTCGTGCTGGAACGACCGTTGGCGGACGCCGTGCAGGACGTGCGCGACAAGGTGGCAGCCGCGCAATATCTCCTGCCGCCCGAAGTCGAACCGCCGGTCGTTTCCAAGTTCGACATCGATTCCCAGCCGGTCATGAGCCTGGCGATTTCCGGCCCGCGCGACATGAAAGAGCTGTCGGAAATCACCCGCCTGCGCGTCAAGGAAGCCATTGAAAACGTCGACGGCGTCGGCTCGGTCACGCCGGTCGGCAGTTGGAACCGGGCGATCAACGTCTTCCTCGACCTCGACCGGCTCCAGGCTTACGGAATCCCGATCGCCCAGGTCAAAGGGGCGCTCGCGGCGCAAAACGTGGAGATTCCTTCCGGCCGGATCGACCGCGATTCCAGCGAGCAGGTGTTGCGGACGCTGGCGCGCGTCGAACGGGTCGAGGACTTTCTGAAAATCGTCGTCGCGACGCGCAACGGCCGGCAGATCACCATCGGCGACATCGGCCGGGCCGAGGATTCGATCGAGGAGCCGCGCACCCTGGCGCGCATCTGGCACAAGGGCGATCAAAACAAGGGCCAGCCGGCGGTCACGCTCAACGTCGTGCGGCAGTCGGGGACCAACACGGTCGAGGTGATCAAGAAGGTCAAGCAACGGTTGGAGCAGGTCAAGGCGACGCTGCCGCCCGACATCCAGATCAACATCGTTTCGGATCAATCGGTTTTCATTCTGCGGTCGATCCACGAATTGAATCTGCACCTGGTGCTCGGCGCCATTCTGGCGTCGTTGGCGGTGCTTTTTTTCATGCGGAACCTGCGCTCGACGATCATCGCCGCGGTAGCCATTCCGGCGTCGCTGGTTTCGACTTTCACCTTCATGCGCGCCTTGGGTTTTACGCTCAACAACATGTCGCTCCTCGGCCTGACGCTTGCGGTCGGCATCGTGATCGACGACTCGATCGTCGTGCTGGAGAATATTTTCCGCCACCTGGACGAATTGGGTAAAAATCCGATCCGCGCGGCCATGGACGGCCTCCTGGAAATCGGCCTGGCGGTCATGGCGACGACCACCTCCCTGATCGTCATCTTTCTGCCCGTGGCCTTCATGCAGGGCATGGCCGGTCGCTTCTTCTACGAATTCGGCCTGACCGTCGCCTTCGCGATCGGCGTTTCCCTGATCATCTCCTTCACCCTGACGCCGATGCTGTCGTCGCGCTTCCTGAAAATCAAACCGGAAAAGGCCCACCAGGATACGCTGGGCTGGGCCGGCCGCGCTTACAACGCCATGCTGGTCTGGGTGTTGAATCACCGCTGGATCACCATCGCCATCGCCGTGCTGATCGTGCTTTCGACCGGTCTGCTGGCGAAAATCCTCGGCAAGGATTTCATGCCCCAGGACGACCGGAGCGAATTCCAGGTCAATTTGATCGTCCCCGCCGGTTCGAGCCTGTCCACGGTCGACCAGATCTTTGGCCGGATCGAGGAACGGATCCAGCGGGTGGACGGCGTGCTGTTGACCATGACGCAGATCGGCAGCACCACGGGCGCCGAGGACGTGACCAAGGGCTCGATCTATGTTTCCATCGTCGACATCGCCGACCGCAAATACACGCAATTCGACAAGATGAAGGAAGTGCGGGCCATTCTGGCGCAATACCCGGAAATCCGTTCGAGCGTCAGCTACATCGGCGGCTTCGGCGGCGGCCGGAACTTTACGTTTTCCTACAACCTCATGGGGCCGGATCTCGCCGCGTTGATGAAATATTCCGACCAGATCGCCGCCCGGCTGCGGGGCATCAAGGGTTTCGTCGACGTCGACACGTCGTTGGCCTCGCGCCAGCCGGAAGTGCGGCTGGAATTGAATCGGCAGAAGGCGGCCGATCTGGGCCTGACAGCCGCGGACATCGCCAACACGATGCGGACCATGGTCGGCGGCGACAAGGTGACCAAGTTCCGCGAGGGCGTCGAGCAGTACGACGTCTGGCTGCGCCTCGACAAAAAGGATCGCAACGACGCGGAAATCATCGCGCGGCTGCCGCTGGCTTCGAGCAAGGCGGGCATCGTGCCGCTCAGTCAGGTGGCCAATCTATCGGAAGGCCTCGGACCCACCGAGATCGACCGCTACAACCGCCAGCGCGTCGTGCAGATCTACTCCAACCTGGATCATCTCGACCTGGGTTCGGCCTCGAACGAATTGCAGAAAGTGATCGCCGAGCTGAAATTGCCCGTCGCCTATACCGGCGCCTTCACGGGGCAGTCGAAGATGATGGGCGAAACGATCACCAACATGATGCTCGCCTTCGTGCTGGCGTTCATCTTCATGTACATCGTGCTCGCCGCCCAATTCGAAAGCTTCCTGCACCCGGTGACGATCCTGCTCGCCCTGCCGCTGACGGTGCCGTTCGCCCTGCTGTCGCTGTTCTTCCTGCGCGAGTCGATCAACATGTACAGCCTCCTGGGTGTGTTCATGCTCTTCGGCATCGTCAAGAAGAACGGCATTTTGCAGATCGACTACACCAACACGCTGCTGGCCCGCGGCAAGGCGCTGCGCGAGGCGATCATGGAAGCGAACCACGCCCGCTTGCGGCCGATCCTGATGACGACGATCACCCTGATCGCCGGCATGACGCCGATCGCGCTCGGGCAGGGGCCCGGCGCGGCGGCGCGCGCCTCGATGGCGAAGGTCATCATCGGCGGGCAGGCCATGTCGCTGGTCATCACCCTGGCCATCGTTCCGGTCGCCTTTTCGCTGTTCGAGGGCGTCAAGGCGCGCGCCGGCATCAAGACCAAGGAAAAAGCCGCGCACGAGACCGCGCCGAACGGGTGA